The genomic stretch CTGCGCCCCTCCGCCCCGTTCCGCCTCCTCGCCGTCTCCGCCCCGAACCGCTCGGAGGCGGCGGCCATGGCTGCCTCGCTGGTCCGGGCCGCACCGGAGATCGACGCCTCCACACCGTGCCGGCAGCCGCTTCCGGTGCCCGACGAGCGCGGTAAGGGGTGGCCGGAACTTCCGGCTGCCGACGAGAGCTGATCCCCTGATCAGGGACTCAGCGGAGTCGACGGGGCTTGGCGAGGTCGGTGGGGGCTGGGCGGAGTCGGCGGGGCTTGACGAGGTCGGTGGGGGCTGGGCGGAGTCGACGGCGGGCTCAGGAGTCGGTGGGGGCCCGGCGAAGCGGACGGGCTCAGCGGAGTCGATGGGGGCTGGGCGGAGTCGATGGGGCTCGGAGAGGTCGGTGGGGGCTGGGCGAAGCCGACNNNNNNNNNNNNNNNNNNNNNNNNNNNNNNNNNNNNNNNNNNNNNNNNNNNNNNNNNNNNNNNNNNNNNNNNNNNNNNNNNNNNNNNNNNNNNNNNNNNNNNNNNNNNNNNNNNNNNNNNNNNNNNNNNNNNNNNNNNNNNNNNNNNNNNNNNNNNNNNNNNNNNNNNNNNNNNNNNNNNNNNNNNNNNNNNNNNNNNNNNNNNNNNNNNNNNNNNNNNNNNNNNNNNNNNNNNNNNNNNNNNNNNNNNNNNNNNNNNNNNNNNNNNNNNNNNNNNNNNNNNNNNNNNNNNNNNNNNNNNNNNNNNNNNNNNNNNNNNNNNNNNNNNNNNNNNNNNNNNNNNNNNNNNNNNNNNNNNNNNNNNNNNNNNNNNNNNNNNNNNNNNNNNNNNNNNNNNNNNNNNNNNNNNNNNNNNNNNNNNNNNNNNNNNNNNNNNNNNNNNNNNNNNNNNNNNNNNNNNNNNNNNNNNNNNNNNNNNNNNNNNNNNNNNNNNNNNNNNNNNNNNNNNNNNNNNNNNNNNNNNNNNNNNNNNNNNNNNNNNNNNNNNNNNNNNNNNNNNNNNNNNNNNNNNNNNNNNNNNNNNNNNNNNNNNNNNNNNNNNNNNNNNNNNNNNNNNNNNNNNNNNNNNNNNNNNNNNNNNNNNNNNNNNNNNNNNNNNNNNNNNNNNNNNNNNNNNNNNNNNNNNNNNNNNNNNNNNNNNNNNNNNNNNNNNNNNNNNNNNNNNNNNNNNNNNNNNNNNNNCTTGGCGAGGTCGGTGGGGGCTGGGCGAAGCCGACGGGGCTTGGCGAGGTCGGCGAGGGCTTGGCGGAGTTGGTGGGGGCTGGGCGGAGTCGATGGGGCTTGGCGAGGTCGGTGGGGGCTGGGCGAAGCCGACGGGGCTCAGCGGAGCTGGCGGCGGGCTCAGCGGAGTCTGCGGGCGATCTCCAGTTGGCGGTCTTCCACCGGCTGGCCGTCCTCCACGTCCCACAGCGCGTTCTGCAGCAGCCGGCCCAGCGTCCAGGCGCGGGCCCGCTCCCGGTCCAGGCCGAGGACGTCCGTCAGCGCGTCGAAGCGCCACCGCACCTCGGCGGCCTCGAAACGGTTGTCCAGCGCGGGCCACAACTCGAAACCGGGATCACCGGCCAGCGGCTTGGGATCGATGGCCAGCCAGTCGGCGCGCTCGGCGGCGAGGACGTTCTCGTCATGCAGGTCCCAGTGCAGCAGCCGGTCGCCGGGCTCGGCGACGACCTCGCGCACGGCGGCCGCACAGTCCGCGACCAGACGGCGGACCCCCGGGTCCGGGATGCGCTCCAGCGCCCAAGGAGTCCGCTGCAGCATCGCCTCGGCGATGTCCCCGAGCCGCCGCATCCCGGGCGGCGCCGGGAAGGAGGTGAGGCGGGCCAGCAACCGGGCGATGACCAGGACGGCCGTACGGCCGTCCGCCTCCGCGGAAAGCATCCGGGACTCGTCCAGCCGCTCCAGCAGCATGGCGCCCGTCTCCGGATCGTGGTCCAGCAGCCGTACGGCCCCGTCGCCGTCCCACACCCGCAGCGCGACCGGCTCCCCCTCGCTCTCCTCGTCCGGCAGCTGCAGCTTGAGAACGGCCCGGCCGCCATCGGAACGGACCACCGGCAGGACCAGCGCGCTGACCCCGTTCATGGAAGGACCGTCGAGCCGCAACCGCCAGCGCTCCAGGAAACCCGCCGCCAGATCCGGCAGCCCGGCGATGAAGGCCCGGCCCGCCGCACCGTTGTACATCTCCTGCGCTTCCGCGAGATCACCCGGAATGTCAATCACGGACCGGACGATACTGACGTGCGTGAATCGGCTCATGCGAATTAACCGGGGCCTCGGCGGAGTGTGGGCGTACATCCGCAGCGCCCCCGGCACGTATGTCTGGCTGGCCGTCCTCTTCGTCACCACCGTCGCGCTGCACCAGATGTCGCCGGATTTCGAACAGCACTTCCTGCGGCAGCGATCGACCAACATCCACGAGCTGTCACACAACCCGGTACGCGTCCTCGTCGCCAGCGCGATGTGGATCGACAGCGGCCACTGGCTCCCGTACGTCGTGCTGTACAGCGTCTTCCACGCACAGGCCGAACGCTGGCTCGGCACACCCCGCTGGCTCGCGGTGTGCGCACTCGCCCACGTCCTGGCCTCACTGATCAGCGAGGGGGCACTCCTGGTCGCGATCCAGGACGGCGTGGCCCACCGCTCCGCCGTCAACACCCTGGACATCGGCGTGAGTTACGCACTGGCCGGCGTCATCGGCGTCCTCACCTACCGGATCGCACCGCCCTGGCGATACGCCTACCTCCTCGTCGTACTGATCTTCTTCGGGCGGCCCTTGGCCCAAGGACCGACGTTCACCGAACTCGGCCACTTTCTCTCCGTTCTCATCGGGCTGGCCTGCTATCCGCTGACCAGAAGCCGCGGAAAAGCATGGAATCCGAAGGAGACACTGGCCACTCTCAGGGGTTAACGTCCCGGCCATGAACAGCTCGGCAAACGGTGTCGTCAACGGCGGAATCTCCTACTGGTACGCGGACGACGGCCTCCCGGCCGTACGGGAACCCCTGCCCGGCGACGCATCCGCCGACGTCGTCATCGTCGGCGGCGGCTACACCGGCCTGTGGACGGCCTACTACCTGAAGAAGGCCGCCCCCTACCTCCGCATCACCGTCCTGGAACAGAAGTTCTGCGGCTACGGCGCCTCCGGCCGCAACGGCGGCTGGCTCTACAACGGCATCGCCGGCCGCGACCGGTACGCCGCACTGCACGGCCACGAGCCCGCCGTACGGCTGCAGCAGGCCATGAACGACACCGTCGCCGAGGTGATCACGGTCGCGGAAACCGAGGGCATCGACGCCGGCATACACAAGGGCGGCGTCCTCGAAGTGGCCACCACGCCCGCCCAGTTGGCCCGGCTCAAGGCCTTCCACCAGCACGAGCTGTCGTACGGCGAGAAGGACCGTGAACTGTACGGCGCCCGAGAGACCGCCGAGCGGATCCGGATAGCCGACGCCGTCGGCTCCACCTGGACCCCGCACGGCGCCCGGCTGCACCCCGTGAAACTCGTCAAGGGCCTCGCGGCCACGGTGGAGGCCCTCGGCGTGGTGATCCACGAGTCGACCCCGGTGACGGAGATCCGCCCCAAGCACGCCGTCACCCCGTACGGCACTGTGCGCGCCCCCTACATCCTGCGCTGCACCGAGGGCTTCACGGCATCCCTGAAGGGCCAGAAACGCACCTGGCTCCCCATGAACTCCTCCATGATCGCCACCGAGCCACTGACCGAGGAACAGTGGTCCGCGATCGGCTGGAACGGCCGCGAAACCCTCGGCGACATGGCCCACGCCTACATGTACGCCCAGCGCACCGCCGACGGCCGCATCGCCCTCGGCGGCCGCGGAGTGCCGTACCGCTTCGGTTCGCGGACGGACAACGACGGCCGCACCCAGGAGGCGACCCTCGACGCCCTCCGGGAGATCCTCACCCGCTTCTTCCCGTCCCTCGCGGGCCTGCGGGTGGAGTACGCCTGGTCGGGCGTCCTCGGCGTGCCGCGCGACTGGTGCGCCACGGTGACCCTCGACCGCTCCACCGGCCTGGGCTGGGCCGGCGGCTACGTCGGCTCCGGCGTCGCCACCACCAACCTCGCCGGCCGCGCCCTGCGCGACCTGGTCCAGCAGGACTCCGGCCAGGGCGGCCGCACCGAACTGACCGACCTGCCCTGGGTCAACCACAAGGTCCGCAAATGGGAGCCGGAACCTTTCCGCTGGCTCGGCGTCCACGGCATGTACGCCACCTACCGCACAGCCGACCAGCGCGAACGGCTCCGGCCGAGGACGGAGACCTCCCGGCTGGCGAAGGTGGCGGACCGGGTGGCGGGGCGGCACTGAGAGGCCGGCACCGAGGGGGAGTGCCCTGGCACGGTGGGTCCGGTTAGCCTCCCCTCATGATTCGTACCGCGATCCCTGTCGACATCCCCGTCATCCACGCCCTCGTCCGTGAGCTGGCCGAGTACGAGAAGGCGCCCGAGGAGGCGCGGGCGAGTGAGGAGCAGTTGCGGGAGGCGTTGTTCGGGGAGCGGCCGGCTGCCTTCGCACACATGGCGGTCGACGACGAGAGCGGTGAGCCGGTCGGGTTCGCGCTGT from Streptomyces roseochromogenus subsp. oscitans DS 12.976 encodes the following:
- a CDS encoding aminoglycoside phosphotransferase family protein — encoded protein: MSRFTHVSIVRSVIDIPGDLAEAQEMYNGAAGRAFIAGLPDLAAGFLERWRLRLDGPSMNGVSALVLPVVRSDGGRAVLKLQLPDEESEGEPVALRVWDGDGAVRLLDHDPETGAMLLERLDESRMLSAEADGRTAVLVIARLLARLTSFPAPPGMRRLGDIAEAMLQRTPWALERIPDPGVRRLVADCAAAVREVVAEPGDRLLHWDLHDENVLAAERADWLAIDPKPLAGDPGFELWPALDNRFEAAEVRWRFDALTDVLGLDRERARAWTLGRLLQNALWDVEDGQPVEDRQLEIARRLR
- a CDS encoding NAD(P)/FAD-dependent oxidoreductase, with the protein product MNSSANGVVNGGISYWYADDGLPAVREPLPGDASADVVIVGGGYTGLWTAYYLKKAAPYLRITVLEQKFCGYGASGRNGGWLYNGIAGRDRYAALHGHEPAVRLQQAMNDTVAEVITVAETEGIDAGIHKGGVLEVATTPAQLARLKAFHQHELSYGEKDRELYGARETAERIRIADAVGSTWTPHGARLHPVKLVKGLAATVEALGVVIHESTPVTEIRPKHAVTPYGTVRAPYILRCTEGFTASLKGQKRTWLPMNSSMIATEPLTEEQWSAIGWNGRETLGDMAHAYMYAQRTADGRIALGGRGVPYRFGSRTDNDGRTQEATLDALREILTRFFPSLAGLRVEYAWSGVLGVPRDWCATVTLDRSTGLGWAGGYVGSGVATTNLAGRALRDLVQQDSGQGGRTELTDLPWVNHKVRKWEPEPFRWLGVHGMYATYRTADQRERLRPRTETSRLAKVADRVAGRH
- a CDS encoding rhomboid-like protein yields the protein MRINRGLGGVWAYIRSAPGTYVWLAVLFVTTVALHQMSPDFEQHFLRQRSTNIHELSHNPVRVLVASAMWIDSGHWLPYVVLYSVFHAQAERWLGTPRWLAVCALAHVLASLISEGALLVAIQDGVAHRSAVNTLDIGVSYALAGVIGVLTYRIAPPWRYAYLLVVLIFFGRPLAQGPTFTELGHFLSVLIGLACYPLTRSRGKAWNPKETLATLRG